The Fulvia fulva chromosome 1, complete sequence region CTAGACAAGATTCGAGAGATGATTGAGCACGGCACTGATAAGTCATGCGTTTCTGCATCGATCTTGAAAGACGAAGAGACGAAGCTCACCGGCGTAGAAGTATCGTCCATATGCCTGAGTCTGGTCTCTAGAGGCTTTGAGACGATACCGGGCACGTTGACGAGCTATATCGGATCTCTGTCTACTCCCGAAGGGCAATTATGCTAAGATCGAGCATACGCAGACATTAACCGACACTATCCCAACATCGAGGTTGCCTGGAAGGAGTCTCTCGAAGTCGAGACTGTGCCATACGTCAATGCGATCGTGAAGGAAGCTGCGCGATACTACACCGTCTCGGCCATGAGTCTGCCCAGAAAAGCGTATACAGACATCGACTGGGATGGTGCCATCATCCCCAAGGGTACGATGGTTCTCATCAACGCACAAGCCGGCAACCATGTCATGGATCACTTTGGCCCGGATGCAGATGCTTTCAAACCAGAAAGGTGGCTCAAGACTGTGGTCCCAGGGGAAGAGATCGCTGCGAGCGGCCTCCAGCATCTTTCCTTTGGTGCGGGTTCGAGGGCATGTTCCGGTCAATACATTGCCAGCCGGTATGCTAGATTGTACTTGAGGCATCTCATTTCGTTGCTGATATGATGCCAGGCTATTGTACACTGCTTTAGTTCGCTTGATCTCGAGCTTCAAGATTGTAGCCAGCGAGAAGGAGCCCCCGAACACGGACTATGTAAATTACGATGCTATCAAGTCGGCGCTCGTGGCCATCCCGCGAGACTTCAAGGTCAAACTGGTGCCTCGTGAGCCCGTAGATCTTGATCGGTGCCTGCAGCTGGCGGGGGCAAGGACGAAGGAGGCGTATGCGTGAAGCAAACGAGGGAGTGGAACGAAACGGATCTCTGTCAAATGCGATGAGTGAAGATGTCATAGCTTGCCTGCTACGCAGATACACCCTCCGCAGTGTAAAGTCCATCGTAGCTTGCACTGTCAAATGATCAACCTTGCGATCACACCGAAAGCAGCATACGCATTCCCAGGTTCACGGCAGTAGCTACCTCTGGGACGCGCAACTACAATACTTGCCACGCTCAAGTGCGCTCTTCGAACATGTCCAGCTCCCAGCCAAAGTTCTTCTGTAACCGCTTCCCGAATGACCTCATGCAGATAGGGTTAACAGAAGGGTCTGGGTGCGGTCGATGCAGCACAATCGCACCCGTACCGCGTGTGACGTCTTTGAACGTGACTGCAGAGCCCTCACTCTGACTGGGACTGACTCCGATATCGATCAGTGCGTTTACGAAGTGGTCCCATCGAACATTGCTCTGTGTGTGCTTTCCATAGCTTGTGAACATGCGATTCACGATGTTCATGGTGGATGCAGCGACTTTGATGCATTCTTTGGTCATGCTCAGAGCTTCGACACCTGCTTCGATAGCGTCGATGCCTTCATCGCGATCCTCGACAAGATCTGGCGATCTTGATGGCGCCTCGTCTGGCCGAGTCTTGATTTTGGCCTTCGGTGTAGTGAGAGCCGGCTTCGAGAATGAGCCTGTGCCCCATTGGGTCTGCATGGGCACGCTCTGATGGCGTGGTGTACCTGGATTCTGGGGCACAAGTCTGTGGGTGCAGAGTGCGGCGGCGGCAGCTTCTATATATTGAGGTTAGCGAATCATGGTACTTACGACTCCATCTCGAGACTCACCCTTTCTCTCAATCTCCTTGAGCAAGAGCCTCCTTTCCTCGTCTCGAGCCTTGATATGTTCTGGGGTAATGCCCATGGCCATCGGCTCCAATATTTCAGCATGCAACTTCTCCGGACATTGCAACTCGACTAGCAGATCAAGACGTACCAACCGAGCTTGCTCCCAAAATTCCTGTAGCGCCTGGTGATTCCTGTCGAAAGTGCTCAAGGCCTTCCGAGTGACCAATCCAGACATACTAGGGAGGGCAAGCAAGGATTCTAATGGCGGCCAGAGGCGGTTCAAGTGCTTTTCCCATCGCTGATCCACAATCGTCGCGAATGGTGCCGAATCCCAGTGAGGTCGCCCTATCATGCTTGGAATGAGGGCCACGATTTCATCTGGGGTCATAGCTCCAGCGGTGCGTGGCCGATGGCAAAGCAATGCCATGATTGCCTCGTCGACAGTGCGCATATCAGACACGCATTCGAGCAGGAGCTGATGCAATCGTCCTCGGTCTTTACTCTTTGGACTGTAAGAGTAGCGCTCGATGGTCTCCAGTTTTCTTCCTGGGTACTCAACGTCCAGGGTGGAGTGATCATGCAATCCGCTAGCACACCAGAAGACTATGTCCTTGTGTTGCACAGCACGGCTCGATTTGACCATAGCTTGGTGGCAAACTTCAAAGGAGAAATGTTCGTCGAACGTTCCGAGTGTGATTGCCAGGTTTCGGAATCTGCCAGCAAACTTGGCAAACTCAGTCCTGAGTCTTGACTCTAAAAAGTTCAGCGCGGCCTTGTAGTCCTCCAACTGATGGCTGTCAGGCACTGAACCATCGTGATATCTGCTTGACACGTCCAGAGCATGCTTCGCTTCATCCGTCAGCTCGCCCCAGATCTGCTGTCTCTCAACGATGTCGAGCATCAGCCCGGTCAGACTGAGCTGCTTCGAGCTACAGCAGCCGTTTGTGTGAAAGCCTGAGGTCTCCCCGGTAGACAGCAATTGGCGAGCATAGGCAGGATCCGTTTGGACCAGCCAGCACGTTTCGCGAGCATCCACATACCGAGCACCAAATGCCGCGTGTAGTGACGAGAGCGCAAAGTCCCTTGGGAGATAACGCACTCTGCGTACAGCACCTACATCATGCTGGGAGACTCCAGCGGTCCTGAAGCCGGCACCGACCAAGGCTTGCCACTTCTCGCTGCCCTCAAGAGCCTGATCTTGACCGTTGTGGAGAAGCAGTTGGGCCATCTGGTTAAGGAGTTTCGACAGAGCGACTTGTGCCTCCAATATCAGCTTTGCCCGTGGAAACCCTATTATCGACCACTCGTGGGCCAAATCCTTCTCCCAATGTACCAATGCGCCGAATTTGTTGTCTGCATTGTGCATCACTACGCAATGTGGATTGTAGGACGCTTCGAGTAACCCCTGGCTAAAGAAAGCGGTAAGGTGAAGGCTGTCAAACATGACGCAATCCGATGCTGTGGTGTTCCAGCGTTGATGCATTATTGCCAACAACACGTTCAGATCTTCGCTCATAGACTCGAGGTCGAGATACTGGAGCAGCAGAGCTGTTTGGTACTCGCCAAGGTCGGCGCAACATAGGTCAGAGACCACATGTTGATGGAGGGGTTCTTTGAACATATTGGGCATTGCTTGCTGTAGTAAACCCTTCCGCTTCTGCTGGTTTCGCTTTGTCCACCTCTTCATGATGGCATCGCCGTATCGGTCGATCTGTTTCTTGAGCTCTTCGAGTCCCTTTCGTGCCTCATCAATGAGACTGTCGACTGTCGATGTCGCCTCCAGATCGTTCAGTGTGTCGCTGTACCGAAGCACAGGGAACTGTTGCTGCCAATGTAATGGGCGGAACTGTTCTGAGCAGGGCTGGCATGTCTTCGGGCATGTCGAGAGAGGTGCGGGAGATGTCGCAGGACCCAGGCAGGCAAATCCGGACGAGACGATTCTGCCATCTTTGTAGGTACCTTCAGGCGCGTGCTTGAAATGCGATATCCCAGGATCAGAGACATGCATGAAGCGGCGCGCGCATGTATTGCTGCCCATTCTGCTCGCGGTCGTGTTTTGGGATGTGCTGTCGGAACGGCGAGTAGAGAAGAGCTTGATGGGAGATTCAGCGCGTCGCACGGGAAGGGGTCGTGCGTTGCTTCGATTCACATGCGATTCGTAATGCCATAATTTCTCATTCACCCAGCCGTTCACGCTGCATTCATATCAGGGATCTGAAGCTCGAAATCTCCCGTAAAGCCTGCAAAACTCTGCCAGAAGTTATCATCGAGATAGTTGAAGAAGTCTGCTGAAAGGACAGGATCCTCCGGGGGTGTCGGCTGTCCAGCGTTCGTTGGAGTCTGCCACGAGCGAGCCTTGTCATCCTCCTGCACAATAGCGATGTTGGCCGGCTCGGAAGTGAATTTCTGCTCATACACCTGCTTCATAAACTTCACACGCTGAGCCCCTAGCTATGGTGTCAGGAAATGCTTGATCGTCAAGAATAGTGGCCTGGGCAGCGTATCACCACGGTCGCACCCTAGGTACTCACATTTGGTAAAGGAATCATTATTGATGGCAAGACCGTCCGGGGTGGCATGAGATGCCTCCTCGAATCGAACGGCACACTCATCGATCACACTCGAGAAGCTCAGTTGATCATTGAGGGCCTTCAGGTCCCAGCCGTCAACCTCGAGCGAAGCAAGTTTCGTCAGTACAATGAACGCGTGGGCGAACTGGCCGAAGACCGAGAACGGTAGCAGTAAATACGCCGACGAAGGTATCATAAAGTAGACATCCAAGAAGCGTTTGATGCTTGCGACGCAATTGTAGAGATCCCGCAGATGATTGCTGAGTGTGTGAGTCTTGTTGTCCTGAAGATCGTTAAGGGACAGCTCCCACATCAGGATCTCAGCGGTGAGATATTGCAACGCAAGGAATATGTGGTCCTCTTTGCAGGGATCTGCTCTTCGTAGACGTTCGATGTCCGCCTGGAATGCCTTGATGTAGATGCGGGACGGTGCATTTGGAGTGTCGGTCGTGTGTATCGTTTCGATGACGCGTTGTACCCGTACCATTTGCACCAAAAATACGTCGCTGTCGTACTCCCTGGCTTGCTCGAGGTGCTCAAGACATTCTTCCATCTATGGTGATGTGCGTCAGCGTCTGTGACAAAGCTGTCATCAAGTGCAGAGCCTGCTGTGCCTCAACATGAGTTTGGACATAGCCATACTTACATAGTTTGTGTATGGCATTGCGTCAATCTTCTTGAATGAAGATGAAAGCATGGAAGTCAGGTAAAAGACTCCCTGGAGAATGCGGCGTTCTGCCAAGGACGGCATTCGGGTCGCAAGAGGAGGCCCATGAACGGCTTTCACGTACTTGGCCTTGAAGTCAACAGTGGCTGATGGTGATCGATCGATACCAAGATCCGTAATCATGGCTATAGCTAAGTGTAGCAAATTCGTGACCTGTAAGCTCCAGAAGACGTGGGAGTGATACCAAGCAACGATGACCAGTACACCCTGGAGCAGATCAATAGACTTCTCGCTGTTGATCATGATTCGTTCTGCAATGTCCCGGATCAGATCCTTGACCAAGGCCTGTTGGCGTGGGAGGTCATGGAGGAGAGCGACAGTGCAGATCGACCTCAATAGCACTGGACTTGAGCTCTGCAGAGATGATGCCGTTGCTTCTTCGGGGATGATGACAAACGGCATTCCCGTAGCCATTAGCCTCCGATACCTGTCAAGCAGTACCTCAGCCTCACTGAGCCTTACTTGCGTATTGGCACGGTCCACTGCGGCAGCTGGTGTAGTCGCTGAGCTGGGATGCACGTCTGTCGATGGCGATGTACATCCTTCTTCAcaaaggcttcgtagcaCATGGTTACTTCGGGTGAAGCTGCAGCCGCCGTTATCGCCTATCGATGACGCTTGCTGAGATACTGGAGGGGAAGGCCGTCCGATATCTGGTTGGTGATATGTCGATGGTGGCTGTCCGCTCGACAACGTGTTGACCAGGTGCTCAATCTTGCTCTCAAGCTTCTCTAGCTGAGCGGCACGTCTGGCGGCACAATCAGTATCCCAAATACGATTGGCGATTGAAAGCGAATCGTCTTCGCACAAGTCTCGACATGTTGCAGAGAGTAGCCCATGGCTGCATTGTAGGGGGGGGTGTTCAACAGTAACAGAAGAGACGCCAAGGCTTACGTCGTCTTCGTAGGCTTTCGTCTACGGATCACTGGATCCTTCGATAGGCATTCTTTCTTGAGTCGTGCACATCTGATGGAAGGGGCCATTCGTTAGCACAAGTGTTTGCTTGCCCACGCATGAAGCTCAAAGCTCACCTTTCACAAATGTCTTCTCCCGGCCGACGGACACACTTCGCCTTTGCTTTGGAGCAAGTTGTGCAGGATCGCACGGTGTTTCTGGCATAAGCATCGGCACTGTCCATTGTCGCACTGCTCGCATGAGAACGCCAAGGGCACAGGGCACAGTGTTGATGTTGAGGAAGGAGACGTCGCGTCGAAGCGCAGCCGGCATCCCGATCGAAGGAAGGAAGCGGACTTCAGTGAAACGCCGTGCCCGTGTCACATCTTTAGTCATCTACCACTTGCCCACACATGAGGATGCACTGTTTGCTGTCGAAGATGGTGTCCAGCTCGGTAGGCTCCCGGATTGTCTCGATGAAGAGCGGTCAGCTCCACCAAGGCTATGTCTCGTGCCAGAGCAGGATCGTGCTCACGGCCATCAGCTGGACAGCGTTGAAAGGGGAGATAGTCTAGACTACCACCAACAGGGACGAGCGAAATTTGGGACAGCCAGGCAAGCAGACATATGGACGCTAGCATATGATACTCCCACGAGGCTTTCCATCTCTCGATATGTATGTGCAGATCCGCTCGGGCATCTCTCACAGAGGCGTGCGATGGCCGTGCTGCTCAAGCCCCCGTTCCTAGAACTGTTTGCTGGCATACAAGTGATGATGGGTTGCGAGCTTGCACCATGTCATGACAGGTCATGTACTCGTCTGCAGATGTCGTCTGGTTCGGTGTCGAGTACCCACTCTTTGTTGCAGAGTGTCGGAGCCGTGGGAAAGTGAATGCAGAATAATCAAAGTACTGTGCTGTGAAAGAGTAGTCCAAGTCGAAGTCGAAGTCGCGGGCAGCGTGAAGAAAGCACCTGGCACAAGCACAAGCACAAGCACAAGCGTGAAGCGTCACTCTCCCGCGCCTTGCCGTCAACGCAAGCAACAACGTCCATCATCACACAACTGTCAACACCTCTCACACCAAACGAATTGCATTTGCTGCAGCACCGCCATCTACTTGCGCATTACCTCGCGCAACCTCAGCACTCTACGGCAGTCCCATCGCCTCCTACAAGCTGTCAGAGCACCACGTTGGACGAAGCCTCCGGGCCTCTGCGACATCGACATCGACATCGACATCGACATCGACATTGACATCGACGCCCTCTCACTCTGCCGACACCATGAGCGACACCACAGGAGCTGCGGCGCCTAAGCCGAGCAGTAGCGTCAAGCTCGTTCTGCTGGGCGAAGCTGCGGTAGGAAAGGTGAGCATCAGCAGCTGATCCGCCACGCACTCAGAGCCTACGCTGACCACATTCAGTCCTCACTAGTGTTGCGATTCGTCAACAACGACTTTCAGCCAAACAAAGAGCCCACCATCGGCGCTGCATTCCTCACACAAAAATGCCAACTTCCAAGCAGGACGATCAAGTTCGAGATATGGGACACAGCAGGCCAGGAGCGGTTCGCAAGCCTCGCGCCGATGTACTATCGAAATGCTCAGTCCGCACTCGTTGTGTATGATATCACCAAGGCAAGCAGCCTCGTCAAGGCGAAGCACTGGGTCGCTGAGCTGCAACGGCAAGCCTCGCCAGGCATTGTCATCGCTCTCGTGGGCAACAAGCTTGATCTTTGCGACGACGACAACGCCGATGCCGAGCAGACAGAAGGCGAGAACGAGACGGAAGAAGACACAAGCACTGCGCGTAAAGTCAGCACTAAAGAGGCCAAGGCATATGCAGATGAGGAGAACCTACTCTTCATCGAGACAAGCGCGAAGACCGGCCATAATGTGAGCGAGGTATTCACAGCAATCGCGAATGCGATACCTGAGACGAGCTTGAAGGGACCAAGAGGAGGAGCAGGCGGTGGCACCCAAGCTGCGATCAATGCTGGCCAGAGCAACAGTAACGTGAATCTGAATGCGAGAAGTGAAGCGGGAGCCAAAGAAGGCTGTGCATGCTGAGCGCGCACATTGGGTATCGTGGCGCACCCAAACAGTCACCACATTTGAAGTCTTTTGAGCAAGGCGCAACGGGAGACGGGATCAAGACTACGTCTGTCATAGGTACACTTCAAACACACTCTGAGTCCCGAGAAGAACATTACGCGTCAAGACACTTCTTGCCGCACCGCTAGCTGCTACGGCTGAAAGCAAATGGCGATCTGATGCGTGAGGACATGCTGCGCAGCCAAAGGCCATCTATTCAACCACAATCAGCCATTCATTTGAGCTACGTGGTCTTGCGGTGTCAGCCAGGCTCTGCGGTCCACCAATGGCTTAAGGAGGAAGGTGAGGCCGCAACGTGTGTGAACGGCACGAAGTACAGTCAGGCTAGGGGTGGTGCTCGATGTTCGAAGACGAACGGGCAGGTACATAGGAGTGTTTTGTGCATA contains the following coding sequences:
- a CDS encoding Transcription factor himD yields the protein MDSADAYARNTVRSCTTCSKAKAKCVRRPGEDICERCARLKKECLSKDPVIRRRKPTKTTRAAQLEKLESKIEHLVNTLSSGQPPSTYHQPDIGRPSPPVSQQASSIGDNGGCSFTRSNHVLRSLCEEGCTSPSTDVHPSSATTPAAAVDRANTQVRLSEAEVLLDRYRRLMATGMPFVIIPEEATASSLQSSSPVLLRSICTVALLHDLPRQQALVKDLIRDIAERIMINSEKSIDLLQGVLVIVAWYHSHVFWSLQVTNLLHLAIAMITDLGIDRSPSATVDFKAKYVKAVHGPPLATRMPSLAERRILQGVFYLTSMLSSSFKKIDAMPYTNYMEECLEHLEQAREYDSDVFLVQMVRVQRVIETIHTTDTPNAPSRIYIKAFQADIERLRRADPCKEDHIFLALQYLTAEILMWELSLNDLQDNKTHTLSNHLRDLYNCVASIKRFLDVYFMIPSSAYLLLPFSVFGQFAHAFIVLTKLASLEVDGWDLKALNDQLSFSSVIDECAVRFEEASHATPDGLAINNDSFTKWAQRVKFMKQVYEQKFTSEPANIAIVQEDDKARSWQTPTNAGQPTPPEDPVLSADFFNYLDDNFWQSFAGFTGDFELQIPDMNAA
- a CDS encoding Vacuolar protein sorting-associated protein 21 — translated: MSDTTGAAAPKPSSSVKLVLLGEAAVGKSSLVLRFVNNDFQPNKEPTIGAAFLTQKCQLPSRTIKFEIWDTAGQERFASLAPMYYRNAQSALVVYDITKASSLVKAKHWVAELQRQASPGIVIALVGNKLDLCDDDNADAEQTEGENETEEDTSTARKVSTKEAKAYADEENLLFIETSAKTGHNVSEVFTAIANAIPETSLKGPRGGAGGGTQAAINAGQSNSNVNLNARSEAGAKEGCAC